From a region of the Malania oleifera isolate guangnan ecotype guangnan chromosome 12, ASM2987363v1, whole genome shotgun sequence genome:
- the LOC131145005 gene encoding protein PLASTID REDOX INSENSITIVE 2, chloroplastic-like, whose translation MALLLCARPIFSAASLSPSPARRRSSKNGCLLRMPCVVLPSLASSSAKPTSPFLLRATTPQKKYLYPDPIPEFAESETKKFRDELLKKLSKDDETFGDDLDVVVNVCTQIFSDFLHKEYGGPGTLLVEPFTNMLVVLKEKQLPGAPLAARAALLWAQNYVDQHWEAWNSKSPL comes from the exons ATGGCTCTGCTCCTCTGCGCTCGTCCCATCTTCTCTGCTGCTTCTCTGAGTCCCTCTCCCGCCAGAAGACGAAGTTCGAAAAATGGCTGTCTTCTGCGCATGCCCTGCGTCGTCCTTCCCTCCCTTGCTTCCTCCTCCGCAAAACCCACTTCCCCCTTCCTTCTCAGAGCCACAACTCCTCAGAAGAAGTACCTGTACCCAGACCCAATCCCCGAGTTCGCCGAATCT GAAACCAAGAAGTTCAGGGACGAGCTCCTGAAGAAGCTATCCAAGGACGATGAGACATTTGGAGACGACCTTGATGTGGTCGTTAACGTCTGTACACAG ATATTTAGTGATTTCTTACACAAAGAGTATGGAGGACCCGGGACGTTGTTGGTGGAACCGTTCACCAACATGCTTGTTGTTCTAAAGGAGAAGCAACTGCCTGGAGCACCTTTGGCTGCAAGGGCGGCTCTCCTATGGGCTCAAAACTATGTTGATCAACACTGGGAAGCTTGGAACTCCAAATCCCCCCTTTGA
- the LOC131145004 gene encoding uncharacterized protein LOC131145004 isoform X2 yields MGNCQAIDAAVLVIQHPNGREERLYWPVTASEIMRVNPGHYVSLIIPLPLSHAHHQHQHQHQLPHSTPHDHKTVRFTRVKLLRPTDTLVLGHAYRLITSQVMKVLKAKKHAKMRKSSQSESDENLPMAVPENRSSRGETKARESELENTNQVIKHERHRHRTTAANTLAARSKSWRPSLQSISEAGS; encoded by the exons aTGGGGAATTGCCAGGCCATAGATGCGGCAGTGCTGGTGATACAACACCCAAATGGGAGAGAGGAGAGGCTGTACTGGCCTGTGACTGCCAGTGAGATCATGAGAGTGAACCCTGGTCACTATGTCTCCCTCATCATCCCATTGCCCCTCTCCCATGCCCACCACCAACACCAACACCAACACCAACTACCTCACAGTACCCCCCATGACCACAAGACTGTCCGCTTCACCCGCGTCAAGCTCCTCCGTCCTACCGATACCCTCGTCCTCGGTCACGCTTACCGCCTCATCACTTCTCAAg TTATGAAGGTGTTGAAGGCAAAGAAGCATGCAAAGATGAGGAAGAGTAGTCAGTCAGAATCAGATGAGAACTTGCCAATGGCGGTGCCGGAGAACCGGAGCTCACGTGGAGAAACGAAAGCAAGGGAGTCTGAACTGGAGAATACAAATCAG gTAATAAAACATGAGAGACACCGACATAGGACGACAGCAGCAAACACCCTTGCAGCAAGGTCAAAATCATGGCGCCCCTCTCTACAGAGCATCTCCGAGGCCGGGAGCTGA
- the LOC131145004 gene encoding uncharacterized protein LOC131145004 isoform X1 has translation MGNCQAIDAAVLVIQHPNGREERLYWPVTASEIMRVNPGHYVSLIIPLPLSHAHHQHQHQHQLPHSTPHDHKTVRFTRVKLLRPTDTLVLGHAYRLITSQEVMKVLKAKKHAKMRKSSQSESDENLPMAVPENRSSRGETKARESELENTNQVIKHERHRHRTTAANTLAARSKSWRPSLQSISEAGS, from the exons aTGGGGAATTGCCAGGCCATAGATGCGGCAGTGCTGGTGATACAACACCCAAATGGGAGAGAGGAGAGGCTGTACTGGCCTGTGACTGCCAGTGAGATCATGAGAGTGAACCCTGGTCACTATGTCTCCCTCATCATCCCATTGCCCCTCTCCCATGCCCACCACCAACACCAACACCAACACCAACTACCTCACAGTACCCCCCATGACCACAAGACTGTCCGCTTCACCCGCGTCAAGCTCCTCCGTCCTACCGATACCCTCGTCCTCGGTCACGCTTACCGCCTCATCACTTCTCAAg AAGTTATGAAGGTGTTGAAGGCAAAGAAGCATGCAAAGATGAGGAAGAGTAGTCAGTCAGAATCAGATGAGAACTTGCCAATGGCGGTGCCGGAGAACCGGAGCTCACGTGGAGAAACGAAAGCAAGGGAGTCTGAACTGGAGAATACAAATCAG gTAATAAAACATGAGAGACACCGACATAGGACGACAGCAGCAAACACCCTTGCAGCAAGGTCAAAATCATGGCGCCCCTCTCTACAGAGCATCTCCGAGGCCGGGAGCTGA